GCCATCTTGAGTCGATTCGCCATCTTGGCCTCCTTCCGCGGCAATTGCCGCTAAGAAGGCCATTAGGCCAAATCGTCCGTGCTCAAGCTGGCTGGTTTTAATGCGCCGATGGGTGGCTGGTTTTAAGCGCCGACTGACAGCTCTGTGGCACTTCCGCTTACAACTAGCTTCCAAGTTGGATGGACGAAAGGTAAAATCCAACAACATCCGGTGGGTAGTTCCACCGTGGTAATCTGAGAATGCGTTAAATTCCGGAGGGTAAGCGAATGGCTAGCGGCCACACTGGAAATGTGGTGCCGGGAAACCGGTTGCGGGTTCGAGTCCCGTGCCCTCCGCTGATCGAATCTCTATTGTTTCTCGCGGGAATGCTGGCACGAAGACGGCACCTATTTGGCGGCGTTTTTTACGGGCTCGTCCGACTTATGAGGGCGGAGTTTGACGCCGTTAATGTACAAATTACTGTCATATTTGCCGTCCGGATCGTAGGTGTCGTTGGTAAAGGCGACGGAGATTACATGGTCGCCGGCGGTCAATGGGACGACGACCTGATAATCTTTGGTGTCGTCTGATGTCAGCGGCACTTCCTTGCCAAAGCTCTTTCCGTCAAAACCCAATTGGAATTTTGGAGGGATATTCTCCACTTTGGGACCCGACGTGCTGTGGGTGGGAACGCCCGTTGCCGTGTCTCCGGACGCGGAGACGATCACATCCCAATCGCCTTCGCTGGGCAGTTTGAATTTGGCTTCCGCCGAGCCATTGGTATAGAAACACAGTTTCTCGTCGTCTTCGTTATACACAAACACATCGTCGGGATTGGCGACCGTTGCAGGCGGTTTGAATTTGAAGTCTTTGAGTTGAATTTTGATGACGTCGCTTTTATCCTGATCAGCAGCCAGCGTCAACGCGACCACCGAAAACAAACTAATCGAAATCAACACGGACCAAAATGGAATGCTTTTCATCGAACCGACTCCTGGATTGGTGAACAGTCAATCAATAATCGGCAGCTATAGGCAAGGTAATTATTTCGCATCTGAACATTGCCGATTCAAATCATATTGTGAGGATGCCGGCAATCGGGGGTGAATTACATTCTTGGATGCCGTTCTAGGGCAGATCGACCTGATTGCCATCATTGCGAGCAGAAAGCTTCCAATGCACTTGAGGATCAACATTGTAGGAGATCCCGTGCACGGAACCATCGCACATCACGAAAAAGCATCCGTTGGGATGCGGGCTGCCGAAGTTGACAATGAAGGGGCTAGTGGTCACAAAGACAGTGTATGGATCGGTTTCCGAGTCTCTCAATGGTCGCCAATCGACGGCGCCATAGATAATTTTGTTCGAAGGCAAAGAGAATTGATTACTGCCAGCCCAACGAATGGTGTCCCAGTCGTAACCTTGAAACATACTTTGATCGTCGGCCGGGCAATTGCCCCCCGTGCCGGGGTAGCACTCCGGCTTGAGTGCTTTTTCACCAATTAGGTAGGTTTTTGAAAGGCCATCGGAAATTTGCCGTATCGTCACGGAACTGCCGGCATAAATGAGTCCGTTAGCTTTACTCCAGTTTGACATATTTTGAAAATAACCTAACACGTTGTAGCCATTGGTGTCGGAACCCTGAGGCGGCCCTTCGGTTTGATTTCCGCAGCAATTACCTGTGGTGTCAGTTCCTCCGTTGCCGGCATAATCGGAACGAGAACCCAAAAACGGGGCGCCGGCCGCAGGCGTAGCATTCCAAATAGTGCCGTTGGCCACAGGTGCGACGGTCGGTCCGCGTCGTGTCGGACAATTGAACGACGACACGATTTGAGCTTGCATCACGGCCAGGGCATTGTATTTGGCGGTGCCTGATAGTCCCCGGCCATAATCGCGCAGTCCTCTTTCTTCTAAAAATGGCAGGAGGGAATAGGCCCAACCCCCCGGTTGCTGTAGGCCATATCCGCGATCTGGGTCGCCAACCCAGCTCCAACCCCAGCCGCCGGTGGGAAAGAATTTTTGCGCGTCCAAATGTGTTTGCGCGGCCAACCCCAACTGCTTCAGATTGTTTTCGCATTGCGAACGCCGCGCTGCTTCTCGCGCAGCCTGCACAGCCGGCAACAAAAGGGCAATGAGAATGCCGATAATGGCGATGACGACCAGTAATTCGACCAGCGTAAATGCAGGGTGATGCGTGCAGGCTGCGGCCCGATGGCGGCGCTTGCAGCAAGTCCGTCGAAGCGACATTGATTTCCGTATCCAGGACATCAAGAACATGCATTTCTCCCCACCGACAGAATCATCCAGGCGAAAGCCCCCACTTTCGCCCGCCAGCTTGGCCCATCTCAGTGCTGCGAATCCTTAAGTCTTGCCAAAGACTGACAGCCCCGGCTTGGCCCCGAATTTCCGTTGCTGGTTTTTAGTCCAGCGGCGTGGCGGCAATTCCATACATCGCCCGCGCACCTTTCATAGTTCCCATCGCTCCCAAAGTGATTGTTTCCGGAGTTTCACAACGCCGGCGCCAGACGGAGAAAATGCGATCGATACTTTCTCCCCCGCCGACACCCAGAGAATGCTTGGTATCTCCTTTCCACCACGGCCCTTCATCCAGGCCGATGTCGATTCCCGTGTTTTCAAATTGATCGGTGAGCCAATCGGGAGGCTTAACGCGACGATCAAACAACACATATACGATGGCTGGCCTGGCTAACTGAACCGTGATCACCAGATTATTGATATACCGATAATCGTTGCAGGTGCGGACATAATCGGCATGCAACAAAAAGTCGGGCAATCCATCCGACGTCAAGCCGTTCCACTCGTGCGGACACTCAACGTATGCCTTACAATCGTCTTCCAAGCCGTGGGGCGTAATTTGATAATACGTGGGCGAGTCCGCGGAGGGAATGTTGTCGTGAATCGACTTGAACGTGGTATCGCTCCAAGAAGGCGGCGATTGAGTCGACCAATTGTCGCCGTGCGGGTCGCTGCGGACTTCCGTGATCCGATCCATCGAACCTTGGTTGTCCACCGTCACACCTTCACCCTGGCTCAAGCGTTTTTGCGAAACCGCTGAAGGCACCGTGGGTAGCAGATCGACTTGTCCTTCAAAAACCACCACGTCAGTCGATCCGCCGGGACGAGCGACCACGCCAAATTTTGTACCTAAGTCGATGACGTTGACATTGGACGTCTCGATGCTGAAGCCGTGAGCCCACTCCGGCACATGCGCGGTGGCTTGCCCCTGATCGAGTTTTACCAGCATATCGGAAACGATTCGCATCGAGGCAGGGCCACTAACCCACATGGTCGCGCCGGAGCGAAAACGCAGCGTCAAACGCCCAGATTTCATTTCCAGCTTACCGGGCACAACATGCACTGGATCCAGCAACGCCGAACAGCTTTCCGACAAGATCACTAGATTGCTATCGACCACTTCAGCGACCGCTAGTTGGCTAAGGTTCGCCTGACGGATTTTATACCACCCGAGGCCGGCGGACATCATCAAAAAAACTGCGGCTGCCGCCCACATCCAGCGCTTTGCCACCATCCGCAAGATTCGGTTCGGAAGCGATTCCGTCGGCATGTTCAAGGGAAAGATGGCCGTCGGTACCCGCGGAATTGCCGCGCCAGATTGATCGCATTGCCATTGCAACAGGCTATGCGTGCGAATTTGCTCCACCAATGATTCGACCAGTACCGGGTTACGGTCAACCAGCTGGATGAATTCCTGCTGCTGCTGGTCATTGTAGGACTTATCGAGAATACAATCGAGCAGTTCAAACAGTTTTGATTGCGCGGCGTCCATTATGGCACCTCCGCAATTAAAGTGGTTTGAATGCAGCGACCTAGCGAATGTCGAATCCGATACAAACGGGCAGAGATCTGATTGGTTGTTTGACCTAAACGAGCGGCGATTGTCTTGACCGACATTTTTTCCACGTAGCGCTCACGAATCAGCCGTCCCTGCTCAGAATCTAGCTTTTCCAAACAGCTTCGCAATGCCACCAGGCGGGTGTCGGCCGGGGTGGAATCGCGAACATAGGTGTCGCTAATGATTTGCACCATTTCGTCGCTTAACACCATCCGCGAGCGGCGTCTACTTTTACGAAACGCCAAAACCCGTTGAAAGGCAAAACCGTACGCCCAAGGGAGAAACGGCTGCGCGTTATCAAAGTCCTTCAGGCGCGCCCACAGGTCAAGGTTTGTATCTTGCAGCACGTCAATTGCTGACGAATCACCCATCAGCAACGTGTTAATGTATATAAACATATCGCGCTGATGAGCCGTCAGCAATTCGATGAATCGCGTGGCCGGATCCTGAGCCGCCGCCTGATCTGCGATATGACTTATATCCTGCCCTGGGTTGATCCCAGGTTTTGGCATCTCATTCTCTGCCATTCAACCATTCCTCGACCCACACTATTTATAAAGGAAAACCGCTCCCGGCTAACCCCGGGGCCAGCCGAGAGCGGTTGGGGGGGCAAAATCAATCGGTTGCAACCAAATGTTTAAACTAGCTAAATTTCCAATGCGCTAGAAACCAATGCTCTAGAAACCATTGCCACGCACTCTAGCGCCCAAACAAACTATCCTGAGCTACTTAACTCACAAGGCAGAAAAAAGAGTGCGACGTACGGATCGGATGGTTCTTAAACACGGCAAAAAACATCCAAATGACCCTGGCATACAAACGTTTGACCTAAAATAATCTCAGCCGATAGAACGCAAATCTTACGAAAAAAATAAAAAATCTTCTAAATTTGATAACCCAAAAACGCTTTTCCACAAATCGCGTCAAGCATACGTTAGCGGGGAAAGCAACTGATTTGCCATCGCAAGCGGTTAAGCTAGCAAGAAATCATCCAGGGGAATTCGTTGTGTATTGATGCGACCGAGTGTTTTTTGGCTTTGGCTGAATTGAATTTGATGAGCCAAAACGGCAACGCTGGATCACTTTTGAATCCCCTGTACCCAACGAGAATCCGAAAAAATGGAAAAATATTGCTAAAATATAAAATATCTTCGTCAGATTTTGGTTGGATCGGCTGAGAATAGTTACGAGGCAACAAAGTATGCTTGGTGTCCGGATTGCGTAAATGTTCGGGGTTGCATGGCTTGCTTGGCAAGCTGCCCGCTTGGTCGGGCATTTCAGTGAGGCATTCATCATTGACGATATCCGCAGGAAGAACTGTGGGTAAAGCACCTATACTGGGGGAGATGATATGAAACATCGCAGATTTGGTTTTGCGATCGTGTGTGGGGTTGCTGCCATGGTTTTTGGTGTGCGAGGCGCCCAGGCCGATGTATTGGAATCGTGGGAAAACACGTCGGATCCAACTTTTGATGGCTGGTCCATTCCGCCGTCATACAGCACGACTAACTACGCCAATTTCTCCGCTTCTTATAACACTACCTACGGCGTCACTAACGGTCTTGCGTCGGTCGCCGTTGCCAGTACCCCGGCAAACGATGCTAGTATGTCTCCCTCCGGTCCAAATTACGGTCAGATGATTGCCAACGAAGGAAGCCAGGCTTGGACGACTATGTTGTCCCACGCCGCGGGGCTGTCGTTCGACGTGTATTTACCGCCAGGTTCGTTCGGCTATTACACGCAATTTGACTTGGACTTAAATAACGCTGACGCAGGATACACCAGTATCGATTCATATCATTATCTTGCCGCCAATAATGGTGCCGAAACCACGATGAAATTCTACTTCCAGTACCCGGCGGTATATGAGTCACTCTGGGGTACCACTGACTACAACAACATCAATGCGTCCAACGCGGCGTATCAAGCATTGCTGGCTACTTCCACGCACCAAACTGGGATTTTCATCCAGATGGGTGGTGGTTATTCCGCCGGCCCTCCTGTTAATGAAACCGCATATTTCGACAATGTGCAAATTTTTTATGAACTGGGCGATTTTAATTTTGATCATCACGTCGATGCCGGTGACATTATTGCCATGGAGCAAGCCCTGGCGAACCCCGCCGCCTACGAAGCCACCAATGACTTGACCAACAACGATCTGCTGGAAATTGGCGACCTCAACGGCGATGGCAAAGTGAACAATGCCGATTTGCAATATTTGATCAGCTATTTAAACTTTGGCGAGGGGAGCCTTTCCAGGGCGGTCCCCGAGCCGGCGTCGCTAATGTTGCTCGGCCTGGCCGCACCGGCTTTGGCCGCTGTCGCACATCGGCGCCGAAAGAAGCTGATGAGTCAAAGCTAATTATTTCGGCTTCCGTTTTAGTAAGCCCAGCCCAAAAAAACTGGAGAAATTTACAACAAAAACTCATTGCAGATAGGCAGGCACACTGAGGGGCGAAGCTTACGGACCGGAGAAGAGGTACGCGAGCGATCGCAACCCAGTGAATGGATTCCCTGGTTGGCTACAACATGATGGCGCGCAACTGTGTATTTCCCCGTCGGGGGGAGAGGGAATTCGTTCTATGAACATTAGAAGTTATCTATTGGCAATTGTGGCAATGGTGGCATCGCTGGTGGCGAGTCAGTTGAAGGCCCAATTGGTTGAGTCTTGGGAAAACACCTTGGATGGTTGGTCGGTGCCGCCGTCGTACAACCTGCAAAATGGCTCTGGTCAGTTTGGACCCATAACAACCGGTTTTGACACGTCCAACGGTGTCACTAACGGCACCTACAGTTTGGCCATTACGGGAACCGGCACAGGTGGCTCAAATTATGGCCAAGTATTGGCCTCGCCAAGCACGAACGCAATGACTGCACTGTTGGCCAATGCGCAATCGCTAAGTCTGGATGTGTACACACCTGGCGGATCTTTTGGCTATTATTTGCAGTTTGACTTCGACATCAACAACGCCGACACCGGGTTTCAATCGCTTGATGCGTACAGCTATCCAGGAACAAGTATTGGATCGGAGACAACGTTCACTGTCCCCATTTCCGCAAGCCTTCGATCCACGTTGTCAACTTCGACCAATCCAACCGAGATCGATATACAAATAGGTGGCGGCAACACTACAGGAAACAATACGATGTACTTGGATAATCTGCGCCTTACGCCTGTTCCGACGCCCGAACCGGCATCGCTGGCATTGCTGGGTCTGGGCGGCTTAGGTTTGCTGGGCATGGCGATGCGTCGGGGCCGCCGGTAATCAATCGTTGTGGTTTTTTGAATTCCCTCAAGCGGGCGCACCTGGTACCAGGCGCGCCCGTTTTTGTTGACTTTAAACGCAACGGTCGGATTTAGGAGGAGGAGAGAAGAATGCAGCGGATTACGTGCGTGCGCTGGCCGGTAAAGGGCTGCTATGATCGCGAGGCCGCCCCCGCTGACTCAGTCAATAGCTTTGCATGGCGTTCGACGATTGCAATCCTTTTGAGCCTGGCAGCTACGTCCCAGGCCCAGGTGCTGTTAACGGTCAACGGCTCCCAATCCCAGGCAATTTCTCCGTATATTTACGGGACGAATGATCCTACCGTCGTTCCTGACGCCACGTTTGTGCGCTTGGGAGGCAACCGCTGGACGGCGTACAACTGGACGAACAACGCATCCAACGCCGGTTCGGATTATCTTTTTGAAAGCGACGGCTTACTGAGCAGCAGCAACACGCCCGGTGCAGCCGTCCTGCCGACTTTGCAGGCAGACAAGGCTACTGGCGCGGCCACGCTGCTGACGATTCCCACGAATGGTTACGTGGCGGCGGACAAAAATCACGGCGGCGACATCCGCTATAACGGCAACTATTGGAACGGATCGACGTGGGTTTCCGGAACGTATAACCCCAATTATTTGGCGGAGCATTTTTATCAGGAATTCCCCAACGCCGCAGCGAATACCGGTAATGTGCCCAACGCGGTATACCAGGATCAGTTCGTGAATTGGGTGAATACAAACGCTCCCGGTCAGCAGGTGGTTTACGACCTGGATAATGAACCTTCCGCATGGTCTTCAACTCACCTGGAAGTGCATCCGGCCAACGCAACCTATCAAGAGCTGGACAACGACGCCATCAATTACGGCGGCGCGATCAAAGCCGTGGCGCCAAATGCCCTGGTGTTCGGCGCGGTCAATTACGGCTGGCAAGGGATGGTCGCCCTCGGAAATCAACCCGCTGATTCGACCATCAACGACACCATTTTGAATTTTCAAGCCTCGTATTTAAAGTCCTTGAACGCGGCTAGCCAAGCGGCCGGCAAACGGCTGCTTGATGTTCTGGATTTTCATTGGTATCCCGAGGCGCAAGGCACCAACGGGGTGCGGATCACCAGCGGTACCGACGACACGGCTCCCACGGTCGCCGCCCGACTGCAGGCTGCGCGATCCTTGTGGGACCCCAGCTATGTGGAAAACAGTTGGATCACCCAGTATTCCACTCCTTACGAACCGTCCGGCTCACCAGCGCAGTTTAAGACTGCGGCTATTCAATTGTTGCCGCGGGAACAGGCGATTATCAACGAATACAATCCGGGCACGAGGCTTTCCATCAGCGAGTACGAATATGGTGGCGGAAGCGACATTTCCGGCGGCGTGGCGGAGGCCGACGTGTTGGGTGTGTACGGGGAAAAAGGCGTATTCTCTGCAGCGTGGTGGGGGGACGGCGCGCCTAACGACCATTACATTACGTCGGCGTTCAACATGTATTTGAATTACGACGGCCACGGGCACAAATTCGGCAACACCTCCATCGGCGCAAGCGCCAGCGATGTATCCAAGGCGTCAGTATATGCCAGCGAGGATGCCGGCAACCCAAATCGCATGGTGATTGTGCTCGTCAATAAAAGTACGACCGGTTCGCAAGTGGCTGCGCTGAATTTTTCCAACGTAGCGCAGTTTTCGCTAGCCGACGCCTACCAGTTAACCTCGGCGTCGTCGAATATTGCCCACGTCAATTTGCTCAATAGCTCGCCGCTGGCGTGGACCGGGGCTAGCTCGCTGAACTACACGATGCCGGTCGAGTCTGTCACAACGCTCGTGCTGGTCAAGCCGCAATTGGGCGATGTGAATCTTGACGGCCAGGTGAACGGCGCCGATTTGCAAGCGATGCTTGGTATTTTGAAAAATGAAGGTAGTTATGAATCGGCCCACAATCTGACGGATGCAAACCTGGTGACGCTTGGCGACATTAGCCACGACGGCAAGTTCAATGCCGCTGACATCGCCGCAATGGAAACTTACTTGGCCAACGGAGCGGCCGGGAATGGCGACTTCGCCGCCGTGCCCGAACCGAATGCCTTTTGTCTGTTGCTGGGGCTGAATGGTGGGTGGTTGATATTTCGCTGCGACAAAATCAGGCATGACACGCCGCGTGTAGATCAAGCTCGGATGATGACAACCCATTTAACGAATTTCTCATTTGATGAAAGCGTAAAAGAGCGATGAGTAGTGAACGTCGTCGAACCACTTGCCAAGTTTTCTGGAAAAAGTTATTTGAGGCAATTCGCAGATTGCCGGCCATGTCGTGGTTGGCCCGCTGGTATAGTTTGAAACCAGGCTCGATGAGGTTCTTCGTCGCCGCTGGGTGCGCGGTCTTGATTGTGACGCGCATATCGGCAGCGGAGTCGCCGCGCGAGCATCTTTTGCTCGATGCCAACTGGAAATTTCATCTGGGCGACGACTGGCCGGGCGCACTGCATTTGGACAAGGCCGGTGTTGCAGGCGGTCCAGCCTCGGACAAATTATTCAGCGACGTGACGTGGCGGACAGTGAATTTGCCGCACGATTGGGCGGTGGAATTGCCGTTCGACCGTGCCGCCGACGCAAGCCACGGCTTCAAGCCAGTCGGTCCCGGTTATGATAAAACCAGCATCGGCTGGTATCGACGCACATTTGATTTGCCGGCGTCGGATTCCGGCAAGCGAATCTGGCTGACGTTCGACGGCGTGTTTCGTGACGCGACAGTTTGGGTTAACGGCTGGCTCGTGAAACGACACGAGGGGGGTTACTATCCTTTTCGTGAGGACATTACCGATGTTGTGCATTTTGGAGGTAGGAATCTAGTCGCTGTAAGAGTAGATGCTACAAAATTCGAGGGCTGGTTCTACGAAGGTGCAGGTATCTATCGTCACGTGTGGTTGGACAAGACTGCTCCCGTGGCGATCGGTCCCGATGGGGTGTTTGTCTATTCCAAATTTGAAAAAAACGTTCCGTCGGAACAGGCGGAAATAAGTGTGGAAGCAAGCTTGCTCAACTCACTACCGAATCCAGCCACGGCTGTCGTGAGCTGTGAGGTTGTGTCTCCGGAAGGCGAGACAGTGGCCCGCTTTAAAAACTCCGCAGAATTAGCGCGCGAATCGCAGAGTATGGTGACCTTCAGTTCGAAGCTTTCTTCGCCGGTTCTTTGGTCGCCGGAATCGCCCAAGCTATACAAGCTGCTTACCACCGTTTCAGTGGCCGACAAAACCGTTGACCAAACGGAAATCATGTTCGGCATTCGAACGGTCGGTTTCGATACCAAAAACGGCTTTTTACTGAATGGCAAACCCTACGAACTGTACGGTACATGCAACCACCAGGACCACGCAGGCGTGGGTTCAGCCCTCCCCGATGCATTGCAGGAATTTCGCGTTAAGAAATTGAAAGAATTCGGGTGCAACGCGATTCGCACCGCACATAATCCACCGACGCCGGAATTGCTCGATGCCTGCGATCGGCTCGGTATGTTGGTCATGGACGAGAGCCGGCTGCTCGGCAGCGATTCGGAGAATCTCCGCAAGTGGAATGACCAAATCCGCCGTGACCGAAATCACCCGTGCGTCGCCATTTGGAGCATTGCCAACGAGGAATTTGCCGTGCAGGACTCGCCGCAAGGCACGGCGGTCGCAAATACGATGCAAAACCTTGCCAAGCATCTCGATCCAACGCGACCCGTCACTTACGCAGCGCCGGAAGGCGACAATTTTTGGGGCATTAACAGTGTGATCGAAGTGCGCGGCTGGAATTATCATCCGGGCCCGGACATGGACAAGTATCACGCCGAACATCCAATCCAGCCTAACGTCGGCACGGAACAGGCGAGCACGACCTGCACGCGAGGAATCTATGAAATGAATACCGCGCGCGGCTACGTCCCCGCTTATGATCACACACCTAGTCAATGGGCACAAAGCGCGGAATCTTGGTGGAGTTGGTTTGCGGACCGTCCTTGGCTGTCGGGCGGCTTTGTATGGACGGGTTTTGATTATCGTGGCGAACCTACGCCATACGGTTGGCCATGCATTAACTCACACTTTGGCATTCTCGACACATGCGGTTTTCCAAAGGATGATTTTTATTACTACCAATCCTGGTGGACGACCAAACCCGTGCTGCATCTGTTGCCGCATTGGAACTGGCCCGGCAAAGAAGGCCAGGTAATCCGCGTGGATGCTTACAGTAACTGCAAGCAGGTCGAGCTTTTCCTAAATGGGACATCACTCGGCAGGCAGGACATGAAGCCTAATTCCAAGCTGACATGGAACGTGAATTATGCTCCAGGAACGTTGAGCGCCAAGGGCTTCGATTCAAACGGCAACGTTGTCGCCGATGCGGAGGAGGAAACCGTCGGAGAACCCGTACGGATTCAGCTCACCCCCGACAGAGAAAGCATCAATGCCGATGGCGAGGACGCGGCGGTGTTCGCAGTGGCCGTGCTCGATCGGCAAGGGCGCTTCGTACCGACGGCGCAGAACAAAATTGACTTTGCCCTCGAAGGGCCGGGTAAGATTGTCGGCGTGGGCAACGGGGATCCTAGCAGCCACGAGCCGGATGTGTTCATTCAAGATGTGCCCGTGAATACCATTCCGGTGAACGACTGGCGCTGGACGCTGTTGAAAATCTCCGAAGACGACACGGTGTCGCCGGAATGTGCGAAGGATTTTAATGACTCAGATTGGAAAATCCTCAAACCAAAAGCTAGCGGTAACGAATCGACAATTAAAACGGAAAACACCACGGCGATTTACCGTGCACATTTTCTGTTAAGCGATCAAGATTTGAGCAATCCCGAATTACAAATTCACTTTACTGGCTGCGACGATGACGGCTGGTATTTCGTGAATGGCCAATTCGTTGGCGAATCGCACGACTGGTCGGCACAGCCAACGTTCGACATCAAGAAATTCCTGCACGCCGGCGACAATGTCGTCGCCGTTAAAGTAAAAAATAGCTTCGGCGAGGGTGGCTTAAACCCAAATGTGACCGTGGAGATGATCGGGAAGGCGAGCGTTCCACCTTGGTCGCGCAGCTTATTTAACGGTTGGGCAGAAATCATTGTGCAATCCACGCGAGAAGCGGGCGAATTCAAATTGACCGCCACCTCTGAAGGTCTTGCACCGGCTTCGGCATTCGTACACATGCGGTCGTGTCCACCGCGTCCATACGTGCCCTGAGTCGCTCATCCAAACCCAGGAAATCCAAACCTATGCTGCTGAATCGAATCAAACGGCTCATATTGGCTCTGTTCTGCGCACTTGTACCGGCAATAGGAACAGCTCAAACCAGCTCTTTCCAGTTCCAACTGCCGATCGCCAAAGGGCCGTTTGTCGGCACGATGGACTCGCTGAAGAATTACAGCTGCCCGGAGTGGTTTCGCGATGCCAAATTTGGCATCTGGGCGCATTGGGGACCGCAGTCGGTACCGATGGAGGGCGATTGGTATGCCCGCAAAATGTATCAGCAGGGGGATCCCGACTATGAAGATCATCTCAAGCGTTGGGGCCATCCTTCCACGAACGGTTGGAAGGACATCATCCCGCTTTGGAAAGCCGAGAATTGGGATCCCGACAAGCTGATGGCACTCTACAAAAAAGCGGGTGCGAAATACTTCGTCAGCATGGCTTCCCACCACGACAATTTTTTCTTATGGGATTCCAAACTGCACTCCTGGAATTCCGTGCAGATGGGGCCGCACCGCGATGTGGTCGGGGATTGGCAGAAGGCCGCGAAGAAGTACGGCTTGCCCTTTGGCGTGTCTGAACATTTGGGCGCCAGCTTCACTTGGTTCCAAACCAGCCACGACGCCGACAAGACCGGACCCTTAGCTGGAGTTCCCTACGACGGGGCAAATTCGAAAAATTGGGATCTCTATCACTCTCCCGCCGAACCGGGCGATAACTACTGGGGCTACTCGAAAAATCAGCGGTGGCAGCAAGAGTGGTTCAACGAAATCGAAGAGTTGGTGGACAATTACAAGCCCGATCTGCTTTACACCGACGGCGGTGTGGCTTTTGGCAACGAAGTCGGTCTAAGCCAGATTGCCAATTTTTACAATATCAATGCTGCCTGCCACGGGGGCATCTGCGAAGCCGTCTATACGTGCAAACAGCCTTCTGATGGACGCTGGGTGCATGACTACGAACGTGGCGTGAACTCTGGAATCGATCCCTATCCGTGGCAAACGGATACGTCCATCGGCGATTGGTTCTACAACAAGCATTGGAAATACCGCCCTGTCAAATGGGTGGTCGACATGCTCGTCGACATCGTCAGCAAGAACGGGAATCTGTTGCTCAACGTGGTACAGCGGCCGGACGGCTCGCTCGATCCTGAAGTGGAGACCATGCTGCAGCAACTCGGCGAGTGGACTGCTGCAAATGGTGAAGCCATTTATGGTACTCGACCATGGTTGCGATATGGAGAAGGGAGGGCGCTAACCGGCGGCGGCTCCTTCAAGGAAGATTTTCATTACAGTGATAAGGACATTCGCTTTACGACCAAAGGCAATACACTTTACGCAATTGCGCTGGGCTGGCCAGAAGAAGGAAAACTTGTCATCAGGTCGCTCGCCAGAACTGACGAGGCGGCACAAAACTCAATTGAGAAGGTTGAATTGCTCGGCGGTGATGGCGAGTTGAAATTCAGCCAGACGGCAAATGGCCTAGCTGTGGAATTACCCGGTCCGAAATTGAGTGAACTTACCTGTGCGTTGCGAATCACCGGCAGCAATTTGAAACCTGCGCC
The genomic region above belongs to Pirellulales bacterium and contains:
- a CDS encoding glycoside hydrolase family 44 protein — protein: MQRITCVRWPVKGCYDREAAPADSVNSFAWRSTIAILLSLAATSQAQVLLTVNGSQSQAISPYIYGTNDPTVVPDATFVRLGGNRWTAYNWTNNASNAGSDYLFESDGLLSSSNTPGAAVLPTLQADKATGAATLLTIPTNGYVAADKNHGGDIRYNGNYWNGSTWVSGTYNPNYLAEHFYQEFPNAAANTGNVPNAVYQDQFVNWVNTNAPGQQVVYDLDNEPSAWSSTHLEVHPANATYQELDNDAINYGGAIKAVAPNALVFGAVNYGWQGMVALGNQPADSTINDTILNFQASYLKSLNAASQAAGKRLLDVLDFHWYPEAQGTNGVRITSGTDDTAPTVAARLQAARSLWDPSYVENSWITQYSTPYEPSGSPAQFKTAAIQLLPREQAIINEYNPGTRLSISEYEYGGGSDISGGVAEADVLGVYGEKGVFSAAWWGDGAPNDHYITSAFNMYLNYDGHGHKFGNTSIGASASDVSKASVYASEDAGNPNRMVIVLVNKSTTGSQVAALNFSNVAQFSLADAYQLTSASSNIAHVNLLNSSPLAWTGASSLNYTMPVESVTTLVLVKPQLGDVNLDGQVNGADLQAMLGILKNEGSYESAHNLTDANLVTLGDISHDGKFNAADIAAMETYLANGAAGNGDFAAVPEPNAFCLLLGLNGGWLIFRCDKIRHDTPRVDQARMMTTHLTNFSFDESVKER
- a CDS encoding PEP-CTERM sorting domain-containing protein (PEP-CTERM proteins occur, often in large numbers, in the proteomes of bacteria that also encode an exosortase, a predicted intramembrane cysteine proteinase. The presence of a PEP-CTERM domain at a protein's C-terminus predicts cleavage within the sorting domain, followed by covalent anchoring to some some component of the (usually Gram-negative) cell surface. Many PEP-CTERM proteins exhibit an unusual sequence composition that includes large numbers of potential glycosylation sites. Expression of one such protein has been shown restore the ability of a bacterium to form floc, a type of biofilm.); this encodes MNIRSYLLAIVAMVASLVASQLKAQLVESWENTLDGWSVPPSYNLQNGSGQFGPITTGFDTSNGVTNGTYSLAITGTGTGGSNYGQVLASPSTNAMTALLANAQSLSLDVYTPGGSFGYYLQFDFDINNADTGFQSLDAYSYPGTSIGSETTFTVPISASLRSTLSTSTNPTEIDIQIGGGNTTGNNTMYLDNLRLTPVPTPEPASLALLGLGGLGLLGMAMRRGRR